The genome window AAAACCGGTTAACAGTTTCGGTTTGTGGTCTTCAATGTCGTCTTTCGTGTATCTTAATCTTTAGACAGTCGTTGATTTTGAATTCGTATATTAATATGTTGGTGGTAGCGAATTTGCTTTCCTGCGTTGTCTGCAGATAGTTCTTCCCATCCCATTCTGGGAATTCTATCGACAGCGTGGCACGTGTCagtaatatttgtatttttgcgACAACGATTTGACTTTATGACTTTGAATGGCGCCTGTGAACTTGTGCGAAATGTTTCATctctgttttatattttttcgcAATGTGTAGCTTTGCGTTGCTTATCCAGAATTTCGCGATCGTCTGGGCCAGTTGAGTTCTGGGTGGCCTACGTGACTGGGAACCACCGACATGTATGAAAATATTGGTTTTATGGGTGGATCATAAAAAAGTCGTAAAATTGTATGCATCGCAGTACCCGTTGCTCAAACGCCTGTAAAAAAGCTTAAGCGCAATCGAACTTTTGTGctaaaaatagcgaggaaaaGCGTCTACATTAATTAGATGCAGGGGTTTCCCCAAGGTGACCTCACTCACATCGGCATCTCCAATTCAATTACAGATTAACGGCCTTGAAAGGTCTATATATTTTCTGTCGACTAAAAGGGAACGTAATTGACCTAAGATCTTTTTTTCCCTTCTGATTTTCCGCAGTGAGCGCCGCTATGAGGATCTGTGCCGCAACATCATCAGCGACATGAACCAGTATGGTCTGTCCGTGGTGGACGACTTCCTGGGCATGGAGACGGGCCTGAAGATCCTCAACGAGGTTCGAAGCATGTACAACGCAGGAGCCTTCCAAGATGGCCAAGTGGTGACCAACCAGACGCCCGATGCACCCGCGGTGCGTGGCGACAAGATCCGAGGCGACAAGATCAAGTGGGTTGGTGGCAATGAGCCGGGTTGCAGCAATGTCTGGTATCTGACCAATCAGGTGAGCAACGTACAAGAGAAATACTTTTATGGTCCCTAACCTACTTGTGCTGACTTTAGTTAGAAAGTCTAACCTAATTGTTCCTTTCAGATTGACTCTGTGGTGTATCGTGTCAACACGATGAAGGATAATGGCATCTTGGGCAACTACCACATCAGGGAGCGCACGAGGGTAAGCGTTTGCGGAGGAAATACCTTTGGGATTATGTTAACATATGACTCCTTAATCTTAGGCAATGGTCGCCTGTTATCCCGGATCGGGAACTCACTACGTCATGCATGTGGACAATCCCCAAAAGGATGGCCGTGTTATAACGGCCATATACTACCTGAATATCAACTGGGATGCGCGGGAAAGTGGCGGCATTCTGCGGTAGGTTTAATAAACATACCTGTGCTATGAAAATCAATCTAACTTTATTGCACGAACAGAATTCGGCCAACACCCGGAACCACAGTGGCGGATATTGAGCCCAAGTTTGATCGCCTGATATTCTTCTGGTCTGACATTCGGAATCCCCACGAAGTGCAGCCCGCTCACCGTACCCGCTATGCCATCACCGTCTGGTACTTCGATGCCAAGGAGCGCGAGGAGGCCCTTATTAGGGCCAAACTGGAAAACAGCAAGACGAACAATCTCGCAGCTCAAGCCCAAGCCCAACAGGCTGAACCAGActccaccaccacaccacccGCAGCACCAGCTTCATCCGCATCCAGTCTGCCGGCTAGCATGTCCACGGGAACGGGAGCGCTGAACGCCAATGTTTCGAGTAATTCCtgcgccaccagcagcgaaaTATGCACGTAACCCAagccggcagcgcagctataGGGCAACCAAAAAGTGTAAATTATTTCCAACCAAACACACATGTATAAAGCTAgttaaaaactatttatagCTTCGGACGGGCGGCAGCCCAAGCCCGCATTGCGAAAGTTAATCAAAGCTCCTTTAGTCGTTAAGCCTTCTAGTTTAGTCTCTAAGTCGTACCCTTAGTCATTCTCGCATTAACCATTAGCTTACTGCCATGTCAGCGTCCGAGTTGgttgtttattaattttagtTTGTTGCATCTTTGTCAGGACCTTTTGCCTAGCTCATTCTTAGTTTTTGGCTGCCAAAGTATTATACCTAAAGAGAAGTTAACTAGATTCAATAACATAAGCAACTGTCGCGACGCTCATTGCATATTATCtcaaaattatttaacaaGCCAGTTAATCGTGAGCAAACGCGGTTACTGGCTAACACTCAATCTGTCGACTCTCATGCATCTTGTTAGACATCTTTTTGATATCGTTTACATCTAATAACAAA of Drosophila mauritiana strain mau12 chromosome 3R, ASM438214v1, whole genome shotgun sequence contains these proteins:
- the LOC117143408 gene encoding egl nine homolog 1 isoform X2; the protein is MITSTTTDYKNFFKHSAHPANAEQYFRELLDKRERRYEDLCRNIISDMNQYGLSVVDDFLGMETGLKILNEVRSMYNAGAFQDGQVVTNQTPDAPAVRGDKIRGDKIKWVGGNEPGCSNVWYLTNQIDSVVYRVNTMKDNGILGNYHIRERTRAMVACYPGSGTHYVMHVDNPQKDGRVITAIYYLNINWDARESGGILRIRPTPGTTVADIEPKFDRLIFFWSDIRNPHEVQPAHRTRYAITVWYFDAKEREEALIRAKLENSKTNNLAAQAQAQQAEPDSTTTPPAAPASSASSLPASMSTGTGALNANVSSNSCATSSEICT
- the LOC117143408 gene encoding egl nine homolog 1 isoform X1 — its product is MSRGRGKVRDSASHSGSHSASKSAMDPPRCSICGTQQQLLRCAKCKAVYYCSPAHQHLHWPDHRTECRLLTRQKLNSSNNNKQQQLQQQQQRQQIQQLQQAVASANLEGSGAGANCSTAQMMTPAHQAQSWPAEVDNLLNLLGQPGSQEKAAAAETEAGQRQQQHQHHHHHGEKSSSYQIGLADASFMGSGSERRYEDLCRNIISDMNQYGLSVVDDFLGMETGLKILNEVRSMYNAGAFQDGQVVTNQTPDAPAVRGDKIRGDKIKWVGGNEPGCSNVWYLTNQIDSVVYRVNTMKDNGILGNYHIRERTRAMVACYPGSGTHYVMHVDNPQKDGRVITAIYYLNINWDARESGGILRIRPTPGTTVADIEPKFDRLIFFWSDIRNPHEVQPAHRTRYAITVWYFDAKEREEALIRAKLENSKTNNLAAQAQAQQAEPDSTTTPPAAPASSASSLPASMSTGTGALNANVSSNSCATSSEICT